A window of Pseudomonas denitrificans (nom. rej.) genomic DNA:
CCAGCAGGTCCTTGGAGCGGCCGGACTGGGAGATGCAGATCGCCACGTCCGAGGGCTTCAGAGTCACCGCCGACATGGCCTGCATGTGCGGATCGGAGTAAGCCGCCGCCGACAGCAGCAGGCGGAAGAACTTGTGCTGGGCGTCCGCCGCCACCGCGCCGGAGGCGCCGAAGCCGTAGAACTCGACGCGCTGGGCATGGGCGATGGCCGCGATGGCGCGCTCCAGGGCGTGGGTGTCGAGGTTCTCGCGCACTTCCATCAGCGAGTGCAGGGTGGTGTCGAAGATCTTCAGGCTGAAGTCCGCCACCGAGTCGCTTTCGTTGATCGAGAACTGGCCGAAACTGGCGCCGGCGGCCAGGCTCTGCGCCAGCTTGAGCTTGAGGTCCTGGAAGCCGGTGCAACCGATGGCGCGGCAGAAGCGCACGATGGTCGGCTCGCTGACGCCCACGCTGTGGGCGAGGTCTGCCATGGAGCTGTGCATGACCGATGCAGGGTCCTGCATCACGTGATCGGCAACCTTGAGCTCCGACTTGCGGAGCAGATGACGCGACTGGGCAATGTGCTGCAAAAGGTTCACAGGGATAGGCTCGGTGATAGTTGTCTGAAATTTATGTAGTCTTGTTGTAGTTATACTACAAAACTAACCGCCACGCCCAGGGAATAAGTCTTGAATACGCCCGCCAGCCTTAGTCTTCCCAGCTCCTGCGACATTCTGGTGTTCGGCGGTAGCGGTGACCTGGCGCTGCACAAGCTGCTGCCGGCGCTCTACCACCTGCACCGGGAGAATCGCCTGCCGGCCGACACGCGGATCTTCGCCCTCGCCCGCAGCCAGCGCGACAACGCCGCCTACCTCGCCCTGGCCGAACGCAACTGCCGCGCCCAGGTGGCGCGCAGCGACTTTTCCGCCGAGGCCTGGCGCAGTTTCGCCCAGCGCCTGGAA
This region includes:
- the hexR gene encoding transcriptional regulator HexR gives rise to the protein MNLLQHIAQSRHLLRKSELKVADHVMQDPASVMHSSMADLAHSVGVSEPTIVRFCRAIGCTGFQDLKLKLAQSLAAGASFGQFSINESDSVADFSLKIFDTTLHSLMEVRENLDTHALERAIAAIAHAQRVEFYGFGASGAVAADAQHKFFRLLLSAAAYSDPHMQAMSAVTLKPSDVAICISQSGRSKDLLVTANLVREAGATLITLCPSQTPLADLATVNLAVDVHEDTDIYTPLTSRIAHLVVIDVLAMGVAMARGPDLVNHLKSVKRSLRSLRLSPKVVKNHEERPEEAS